Proteins from a single region of Dyadobacter fanqingshengii:
- a CDS encoding SDR family oxidoreductase translates to MDTFNNKVVWITGASSGIGEAIALAFAKDGAKLVLTARREDELQRVKQLSGLPDASVLVLPLDVTQFDKAQGAAEQVIAHFGRIDIMVHNAGVSQRSYVNDTTLDVYQKLMNVNFFSTVALTKAVLPYMVKQKSGHFIVISSVAGKIGTIMRSGYNAAKHALHGFYDSLRAEGYNDNIKVTTICPGYIRTNISLNAMDASGSKFGKMDSNQAKGIPAEECARRILEAVKKDKKEIYIGGLKEVAAIYVKRFLPNLLFDQVRKNIPE, encoded by the coding sequence ATGGACACATTTAATAACAAGGTTGTCTGGATAACCGGCGCGTCGTCCGGGATTGGTGAGGCGATTGCACTTGCGTTTGCAAAAGATGGCGCCAAACTCGTGCTCACTGCCCGCCGGGAAGATGAGTTACAAAGAGTGAAACAACTGTCCGGCTTACCGGATGCCTCGGTGCTGGTGCTTCCGCTTGACGTTACCCAATTCGACAAAGCGCAAGGTGCTGCTGAGCAAGTGATTGCACATTTCGGGCGCATCGACATAATGGTGCACAACGCGGGGGTTAGCCAAAGGTCCTATGTTAATGATACAACGCTGGATGTGTATCAGAAGCTGATGAATGTGAATTTTTTCAGCACAGTGGCGCTTACCAAAGCCGTTTTGCCTTACATGGTGAAGCAAAAAAGCGGACATTTCATTGTCATCAGCAGCGTTGCCGGGAAGATCGGGACGATTATGAGATCCGGTTATAATGCTGCCAAACATGCATTGCATGGATTTTACGATTCGTTACGGGCCGAAGGTTACAATGATAATATCAAAGTGACGACGATTTGTCCGGGTTATATCCGCACCAATATCTCGCTGAATGCAATGGATGCTTCCGGAAGTAAATTTGGCAAAATGGATTCCAATCAGGCAAAAGGAATTCCGGCCGAAGAATGTGCACGGCGAATTTTGGAAGCGGTAAAAAAGGACAAGAAGGAAATTTACATTGGCGGACTAAAAGAAGTTGCCGCCATTTATGTAAAGCGTTTTTTACCAAACCTGCTTTTTGATCAGGTTCGCAAGAACATTCCGGAATAA
- a CDS encoding S66 peptidase family protein encodes MNKINLPPFLKPGDKIGIVAPASVLNYEDILPGIEIFKNEWGLEVVEGGTLKTASNQFSAPDNVRLADLQTMLDDPSIKAVIAARGGYGCSRIVDQLNFDQFLKNPKWVVGFSDLTVILSRIFGLGYASLHAPMAKSITTDGAELAKESLRQMLFGEMPHYAISKHDLNRPGTANGQVVGGNLCLLAHLIGTETDVDTDAKILFIEDINEYLYNLDRMMIQMKRAGKFDKLAGLIVGQFTDMKDNNSPTFGKTYYEIIHEHIAAFDYPVCFNFPVGHVGDNRAMGVGMEAVLNVTNEEVSFHFANATI; translated from the coding sequence ATGAATAAAATCAACCTCCCTCCCTTCCTCAAACCAGGTGATAAGATTGGCATTGTGGCTCCGGCTAGTGTTTTGAATTATGAGGATATTTTGCCGGGGATTGAAATTTTTAAGAATGAATGGGGGCTTGAAGTGGTTGAGGGGGGAACCTTGAAAACGGCTTCGAACCAGTTTTCGGCACCTGATAATGTGCGCCTTGCCGATCTGCAAACGATGCTGGATGATCCTTCTATTAAGGCTGTGATCGCAGCCCGAGGCGGTTATGGCTGTTCCCGGATCGTGGATCAGCTTAATTTTGATCAATTTCTGAAGAATCCGAAATGGGTCGTGGGTTTCAGCGACCTTACGGTGATCCTCTCGCGAATATTTGGCTTGGGTTATGCCAGTCTGCACGCGCCTATGGCCAAGTCGATCACGACTGATGGAGCAGAATTGGCAAAAGAATCCCTCCGACAAATGTTGTTTGGTGAAATGCCACATTATGCTATCTCAAAACATGACCTGAACAGGCCTGGAACCGCGAACGGCCAGGTTGTAGGTGGTAACCTTTGCCTATTGGCGCATTTGATCGGAACTGAAACGGATGTAGATACGGATGCGAAAATACTCTTCATTGAAGATATTAATGAATATCTCTACAACCTGGACCGCATGATGATCCAGATGAAACGGGCTGGGAAGTTCGACAAACTGGCTGGCTTAATTGTGGGACAATTCACGGATATGAAGGATAATAACAGCCCGACATTTGGTAAAACTTACTACGAGATCATTCACGAACACATTGCAGCTTTCGATTACCCGGTTTGTTTTAATTTTCCAGTGGGCCATGTCGGCGATAACCGTGCAATGGGCGTTGGTATGGAAGCTGTCTTGAATGTTACAAACGAAGAGGTTTCCTTTCACTTTGCCAACGCCACAATCTGA
- a CDS encoding Txe/YoeB family addiction module toxin, with the protein MGPGNFKIKFTDLALHHLEFWHKSGQKAHIKRIERLIQSIRETPTSGIGKPELLRYNLAGKYSRRIDKEHRIIYKIEDQTVFIISMKGHYEP; encoded by the coding sequence ATGGGACCTGGTAACTTCAAAATAAAGTTTACCGATCTCGCTCTTCATCACTTAGAATTCTGGCATAAATCTGGTCAGAAAGCGCACATTAAGAGAATTGAAAGATTAATTCAGTCGATCAGGGAAACGCCTACCTCGGGGATAGGAAAACCTGAACTGCTGCGTTATAATCTTGCGGGCAAATATTCGAGGCGAATAGATAAGGAACATAGAATCATTTACAAAATAGAAGACCAAACGGTTTTTATTATCTCCATGAAGGGTCACTACGAACCCTAG
- a CDS encoding DUF2683 family protein codes for MTTLLIKTEDEAILTAVKNLLKDFQVAFEEREESPYDPEFVKKIKQGRQDILEGKKFYNADFVAMVEEGEKQIKDGRTTELKEGENLWDLVTSK; via the coding sequence ATGACAACACTATTGATTAAAACAGAAGATGAAGCAATTTTAACAGCTGTTAAAAACCTGTTGAAAGACTTCCAGGTGGCATTTGAAGAAAGGGAAGAAAGTCCTTATGACCCTGAATTTGTAAAAAAAATAAAGCAAGGGCGGCAGGATATTCTTGAAGGCAAAAAGTTTTATAACGCTGATTTTGTGGCCATGGTCGAAGAGGGCGAAAAGCAAATTAAGGACGGTCGGACTACGGAACTAAAAGAAGGTGAAAATCTATGGGACCTGGTAACTTCAAAATAA
- a CDS encoding DUF721 domain-containing protein: MAQHYRFDKEKASRRPGVTPLKDAIDQMLEKYRLRNRFDQSYVVAHWEKIMGSAIATRTKTVYIKEKTLFLQIESAPLRNELFRAKAKIIELINREMGSELLEEVVFI; this comes from the coding sequence ATGGCGCAACATTATCGGTTTGACAAAGAAAAAGCTTCCCGGCGGCCTGGCGTCACGCCGCTGAAAGATGCCATTGATCAAATGCTGGAAAAATACCGGCTGCGCAACCGCTTTGATCAATCGTATGTTGTCGCACACTGGGAAAAAATCATGGGTTCCGCAATCGCCACCCGCACAAAAACAGTTTACATCAAGGAAAAGACCCTTTTTCTTCAAATAGAATCCGCCCCCCTACGCAACGAACTCTTCCGTGCCAAAGCCAAGATCATCGAACTGATCAACCGGGAAATGGGTTCAGAGCTGCTGGAAGAGGTGGTTTTTATTTAA
- a CDS encoding glycoside hydrolase family 3 N-terminal domain-containing protein, whose amino-acid sequence MKKFTFLLLFLFLLRLSSTDSQSQIAAPPAFLQQNAASESRQWVDSVFATLTPDERIAQLIMVAAVSDVKRAVIDPKTSNPAVVEKLIRENKVGGIVFFQGGPVPQAQLTNFYQSISKVPLLIAMDAEFGLAMRIDSTVRYPYQMTLGAIQGSNDLIYEMGAQLAKQARRLGMHINFAPVADVNNNPDNPVISFRSFGENKYKVADKAVAYMKGMQDNGLLTSAKHFPGHGDTGVDSHYDLPLISHNTDRLDSLELYPFKALIANGISGMMIAHLSIPALDKTPNLPSTLSKPIVSDLLRKQLGFDGLIYSDAMNMKGVTKYFPNGRADAMGLEAGMDLLEFTEDVSKSIAEIKKSIAEGKITQAEIDARCKKVLHAKAWAGLNHYKPIDLNNLYKDLNPKSAELTNRLLTEKALTILKNDKDLLPLRDLDTLKIASVSLGADTITTFQKTLGLYTTVEHFYIPAKATETQVTELREKLKAFNLLLVGVHLGSISPRTNYGLTEQMNAVLQELIASNKAVVSIFGNPYSLNKIQKPENARALLMAYQLTPYTQDLSAQLIFGAIPAQGKLPVTVNAQFPYNSGIETPAIGRLKYTIPEELGLDSEILTYRIDSIANNALTQKATPGCVVQLAKDGKVFFRKAYGKHTYEGNTNVKLTDLYDLASVTKITASTLALMSLWDQKKFDLDATMKDYLPDFGKSNKADLPWRRVLTHSARLKAFIVLWKEAQDADGSWKKKTFSTKQSKRYPTSVVGDSLFIFKNYDKKIFEAIRDSPLNEKEGYVYSDLSFILYPQIVKSLSGENFEDYLKNHYYHKLGANTLTFNPKRFYKLEDIVPTERDTFFRMTQLHGQVHDEAAAMLGGLSGHAGLFGDANDVMKVWQMYLQQGYYGGQQLLSKDALIEFTRYQYPELGSRRGIGFDKPTFKYSGNAPKYASPSSFGHTGYTGIMTWADPAWKLNYVFLSNRVYPTRENNKISQLNIRTAIMDVVYEELLKKVNPEATAGL is encoded by the coding sequence ATGAAAAAATTCACATTTCTACTGCTTTTCCTTTTCTTGTTAAGACTTTCAAGCACTGATTCCCAATCCCAAATCGCCGCGCCACCGGCTTTTTTGCAGCAGAATGCGGCTAGCGAGTCTCGGCAATGGGTTGATTCGGTTTTTGCTACGTTGACGCCGGATGAGCGGATTGCGCAGTTGATTATGGTTGCGGCGGTTTCGGATGTGAAAAGGGCGGTTATTGACCCCAAAACGAGCAATCCGGCTGTGGTTGAGAAGTTGATCCGGGAAAATAAGGTGGGCGGGATTGTGTTTTTTCAGGGCGGGCCGGTTCCGCAGGCGCAGCTGACTAATTTTTACCAATCCATTTCCAAAGTGCCGCTGCTGATTGCGATGGATGCGGAATTTGGACTGGCCATGCGGATCGATAGCACGGTTCGCTATCCATATCAAATGACATTAGGCGCGATCCAGGGCAGCAATGATCTGATTTATGAAATGGGTGCGCAACTTGCGAAACAAGCCAGACGTTTGGGGATGCATATTAATTTCGCGCCTGTTGCGGACGTGAATAACAATCCCGATAACCCGGTTATCAGCTTTCGCTCATTTGGAGAAAATAAATACAAAGTTGCGGATAAAGCCGTGGCCTATATGAAAGGAATGCAGGATAATGGCCTGTTAACCAGCGCCAAACACTTTCCCGGACATGGTGACACAGGCGTAGACTCGCATTATGACCTTCCTTTAATTTCTCACAATACAGACAGGCTGGATTCTTTGGAATTGTATCCTTTCAAAGCATTGATTGCGAATGGAATTAGCGGCATGATGATTGCGCATTTGAGCATTCCGGCGCTGGATAAAACGCCTAATTTACCTTCAACACTTTCCAAACCTATCGTTTCGGACCTTTTAAGAAAACAGCTTGGATTTGATGGGCTGATCTATTCCGATGCAATGAATATGAAAGGGGTTACCAAATATTTCCCGAATGGACGGGCCGATGCGATGGGCCTCGAAGCCGGGATGGATTTGCTGGAATTTACCGAAGACGTTTCCAAGTCGATTGCCGAAATCAAGAAAAGCATTGCCGAAGGAAAAATAACGCAGGCGGAAATTGATGCGCGTTGCAAAAAAGTGCTGCATGCCAAGGCATGGGCGGGCTTGAATCATTACAAACCGATCGATCTCAATAATTTATACAAAGACCTTAACCCGAAATCGGCAGAACTGACAAACCGTCTTTTGACAGAAAAAGCATTAACAATTCTCAAAAACGACAAGGACTTATTGCCATTGCGCGATCTGGACACGCTGAAAATTGCCTCTGTTTCGTTGGGTGCGGACACCATTACTACTTTCCAGAAAACACTGGGCCTTTACACAACCGTTGAGCATTTCTACATCCCCGCCAAAGCAACCGAAACGCAGGTGACTGAGTTGCGCGAAAAGTTGAAAGCATTCAATTTGTTATTGGTAGGCGTGCATTTGGGCAGCATTTCGCCCCGGACGAATTATGGCTTAACAGAACAAATGAATGCCGTTTTGCAGGAATTGATCGCTTCCAATAAGGCTGTGGTTTCTATTTTCGGCAATCCCTATTCTTTGAATAAAATACAAAAGCCGGAAAATGCGCGCGCTTTGTTAATGGCTTATCAATTAACCCCTTACACACAGGATCTTTCGGCGCAGTTGATTTTTGGCGCCATTCCTGCACAGGGAAAACTGCCGGTTACCGTGAATGCACAATTTCCATACAATTCCGGCATTGAAACACCTGCCATAGGAAGATTGAAATACACCATTCCAGAAGAACTCGGACTTGATTCTGAGATCCTTACTTATAGAATTGACTCCATCGCAAATAATGCGCTTACCCAAAAAGCGACACCGGGCTGCGTTGTGCAACTTGCAAAGGATGGGAAAGTGTTTTTCCGAAAGGCTTATGGAAAACACACCTATGAAGGAAATACGAATGTAAAACTGACAGATCTTTACGATTTGGCCTCCGTGACCAAAATTACGGCTTCCACATTGGCCTTAATGAGTCTGTGGGATCAGAAAAAATTTGATCTGGACGCTACAATGAAGGATTACTTGCCTGATTTTGGGAAGTCGAACAAGGCGGACCTGCCATGGCGGCGCGTTTTGACGCATAGCGCGCGGTTAAAAGCGTTTATTGTCCTTTGGAAAGAAGCTCAGGATGCGGACGGATCGTGGAAGAAGAAGACTTTTAGCACGAAACAGTCGAAAAGATATCCTACATCCGTTGTTGGCGACAGCCTTTTTATCTTCAAGAATTATGATAAAAAGATTTTCGAAGCCATCCGCGACTCTCCTTTGAATGAAAAAGAGGGTTATGTGTACAGCGACCTTTCCTTTATCCTTTACCCACAGATCGTAAAATCATTATCAGGCGAGAACTTTGAAGATTATCTTAAAAACCATTATTACCATAAACTGGGTGCTAACACATTAACATTCAACCCAAAACGTTTTTACAAGCTGGAAGACATTGTTCCTACCGAGCGTGATACGTTTTTCAGGATGACGCAATTACACGGTCAGGTTCATGACGAAGCGGCTGCCATGTTAGGCGGATTGAGCGGGCATGCGGGCTTGTTTGGGGATGCCAATGATGTAATGAAAGTGTGGCAAATGTATTTGCAGCAGGGTTATTATGGGGGTCAGCAGTTGTTGAGCAAAGACGCGCTGATTGAATTTACACGTTACCAATATCCGGAATTGGGCAGTCGCCGTGGAATTGGTTTCGACAAGCCCACATTCAAATATTCAGGAAATGCGCCTAAATACGCGAGTCCGTCGAGTTTTGGGCACACAGGTTACACGGGAATTATGACCTGGGCGGATCCGGCGTGGAAGTTGAATTATGTTTTCTTATCCAACCGCGTTTACCCGACGAGGGAAAATAATAAGATCTCGCAGCTGAACATTCGCACGGCGATCATGGACGTTGTTTATGAGGAATTGTTGAAAAAAGTAAACCCGGAAGCGACGGCAGGACTCTGA
- the chrA gene encoding chromate efflux transporter, whose amino-acid sequence MDILLLSVTAFGGPQVHLMMMIERLVRKRRYISEEELLELQALCSVLPGPSSTQTVTAIGLKIGGQPLAYLTLIVWSLPAMILMTMAAIGIHYLERHSISLQFTKFVGPMAVAFLMYGASSIARKVIHNTQGWSFLIISTILAYMYPSPYMTPVLIITGGMAAALNFKKHEVMEKGPIRILWRPIIFWISVLIAAAIVGKVTNSLPVRLFENFYRNGSLVFGGGQVLIPILYNEFVEFKHYLTDQEFLAGMALTQVVPGPVFSIATFVGSISLQSAGITGQIIGGFVATAGIFLPGTFFIFFAYPFWAQLKKYRGIRASLEGIHAASCGLTIAAAISLFQPMMNHWQPLFTVICTILVLTFSKVPSYVIIIGGLVLGLVF is encoded by the coding sequence ATGGACATCCTCTTGCTGTCAGTAACCGCATTTGGGGGGCCTCAGGTGCATTTAATGATGATGATTGAAAGGCTGGTGCGGAAAAGACGATACATTTCGGAAGAAGAATTGCTGGAATTACAAGCATTGTGCTCTGTTTTGCCTGGCCCCAGCTCAACGCAAACAGTTACGGCCATCGGACTGAAAATCGGAGGGCAACCGCTTGCTTACCTGACACTTATCGTATGGTCGCTGCCCGCAATGATCCTGATGACGATGGCCGCGATCGGCATCCATTATCTGGAACGGCATTCGATCTCTTTGCAATTCACGAAATTTGTAGGGCCAATGGCCGTGGCGTTTTTAATGTACGGAGCATCGTCCATCGCCCGGAAAGTCATCCATAACACCCAGGGCTGGTCTTTTCTGATCATTTCCACGATCCTCGCTTACATGTATCCTTCGCCTTACATGACGCCGGTGCTCATTATTACGGGTGGCATGGCCGCAGCATTAAATTTCAAAAAACACGAGGTCATGGAAAAAGGTCCGATCCGGATTTTGTGGCGGCCCATTATTTTCTGGATTTCGGTGCTGATCGCTGCGGCAATTGTCGGAAAGGTGACCAATTCACTTCCTGTCAGGCTTTTTGAAAACTTCTACCGGAACGGCAGTCTGGTTTTCGGAGGCGGCCAGGTGCTGATCCCAATCCTTTACAACGAGTTTGTAGAATTTAAACATTACCTCACCGACCAGGAATTTCTGGCGGGAATGGCCTTAACGCAAGTCGTGCCCGGCCCGGTTTTCTCCATTGCCACATTCGTAGGAAGTATATCCCTGCAATCGGCCGGCATAACCGGACAGATCATCGGTGGCTTTGTCGCCACGGCAGGCATTTTTCTCCCGGGAACATTCTTCATCTTTTTCGCCTATCCCTTTTGGGCCCAGCTCAAAAAATACAGAGGGATCCGCGCTTCGCTCGAAGGCATCCACGCCGCCAGCTGCGGCCTCACCATCGCCGCCGCCATCTCCCTTTTCCAACCCATGATGAATCACTGGCAACCACTGTTCACAGTCATTTGCACGATCCTGGTTCTCACTTTTTCAAAAGTTCCGTCCTATGTGATCATTATCGGAGGGCTTGTTTTGGGGCTGGTTTTTTGA
- a CDS encoding isopenicillin N synthase family dioxygenase, translated as MEPALLNQVPSLDLADFTSGNAEQKKQFVADLGDAFTNIGFVAIKNHGLSETLRNELYDIVKQFFTLPDEVKKKYEFAELFGQRGYIGKGKETAKGFKVADLKEFYHIGQPDPIGSMPSNIFPEELPDFEKYTLEVYQTFENAGKMLLRAIAIYLNLPEDYFEDKVKNGDSLLRALHYFPIPNPELVPEGAVRAAAHGDINLITLLMGASAEGLEVLRRDGEWIAITALPDQIVVNVGDMLDRLTNHKLKSTIHRVVNPPREKMGTSRYSIPFFMHPRADMDLTSLENCVSQEFPKLYTNMTAGEFLDERLRELGLKK; from the coding sequence ATGGAACCAGCATTATTAAATCAAGTCCCTTCGCTGGATTTGGCCGATTTCACCTCCGGAAACGCTGAGCAGAAAAAGCAGTTTGTAGCTGACCTGGGTGATGCCTTTACCAACATTGGATTTGTAGCAATAAAAAATCACGGCCTCAGCGAAACATTAAGGAACGAGCTTTACGACATCGTAAAGCAATTTTTCACATTGCCGGATGAGGTGAAGAAGAAGTATGAATTTGCCGAATTGTTTGGGCAAAGAGGTTATATCGGCAAAGGGAAAGAAACCGCAAAAGGCTTCAAAGTGGCCGATTTGAAGGAATTCTATCACATCGGGCAACCCGATCCGATCGGCAGCATGCCTTCGAACATCTTCCCGGAAGAGCTTCCCGATTTTGAAAAATATACATTAGAAGTTTACCAAACATTCGAAAATGCAGGCAAAATGCTCCTGCGAGCAATTGCGATCTATCTGAATTTACCGGAGGATTATTTTGAAGATAAGGTCAAAAATGGCGACAGCTTGCTCCGTGCATTACATTATTTCCCAATTCCAAATCCTGAACTTGTGCCCGAAGGAGCGGTTCGCGCGGCCGCACACGGCGACATTAACCTCATTACATTGCTAATGGGCGCCAGTGCAGAAGGACTGGAAGTGCTTCGCCGCGACGGAGAATGGATTGCTATCACCGCACTGCCCGATCAGATCGTAGTCAATGTTGGTGATATGCTGGATCGGCTTACGAACCACAAATTAAAGTCGACCATTCACCGGGTTGTAAACCCGCCTCGCGAGAAGATGGGCACTTCGCGTTATTCCATCCCGTTTTTTATGCATCCGCGGGCTGATATGGATCTCACGAGTCTGGAAAATTGTGTATCTCAGGAGTTTCCTAAATTATATACCAATATGACAGCGGGTGAATTTCTGGATGAACGATTGAGAGAACTGGGTTTAAAAAAATAA
- a CDS encoding sugar phosphate isomerase/epimerase family protein, protein MNKLLKTCLFAAAALMSQTDLLAQGNVYTNPIGLQAYTFRGSWDKGIEATLDTIKSLGVTEMEGGPIKGMTTEELRKQLDKRGIKMVSIGADYNKLAESSEQTIKDAKVLGAKYVMVAWIPHKGKFDLETAKKAVADFNKAGKELKEAGIELTYHNHGYEFEPYEDGTLFDYIVKNTNPEYVNFEMDVLWTAFPGQDPAKLLLKYPTRWKLMHLKDLKKGVVGNLSGGTPTTNDVALGTGSIDIPATLKAAKKVGIKHYFIEDESPSYLKQIPQTIAYIKGIKE, encoded by the coding sequence ATGAACAAACTGTTAAAAACCTGTCTTTTTGCAGCCGCAGCCTTGATGAGCCAGACCGATCTTTTAGCCCAAGGCAATGTTTACACAAATCCAATCGGCCTGCAGGCCTACACATTCCGCGGAAGCTGGGACAAGGGGATCGAGGCGACATTGGACACGATCAAGTCATTGGGTGTGACCGAAATGGAAGGTGGTCCGATCAAAGGCATGACGACGGAAGAGTTGCGCAAGCAGCTGGATAAACGAGGCATTAAGATGGTCTCCATTGGTGCGGATTACAACAAGCTGGCCGAGAGCAGCGAACAAACGATCAAAGACGCAAAAGTTTTGGGCGCCAAATATGTAATGGTCGCCTGGATTCCTCACAAAGGCAAATTCGATCTCGAAACGGCTAAAAAAGCAGTGGCTGACTTCAACAAGGCAGGCAAAGAGCTCAAAGAAGCGGGCATTGAGCTGACTTACCACAACCACGGTTACGAGTTTGAGCCTTACGAAGACGGGACATTGTTTGATTACATTGTTAAAAACACCAATCCCGAATATGTAAATTTTGAAATGGACGTGCTTTGGACGGCGTTTCCTGGCCAGGATCCCGCAAAACTGCTGCTGAAATATCCAACGCGCTGGAAACTAATGCACTTGAAAGACCTCAAAAAAGGTGTGGTCGGTAACCTGTCCGGCGGCACGCCAACTACGAATGACGTGGCATTAGGAACCGGTTCCATCGACATTCCAGCCACATTGAAAGCGGCAAAAAAAGTTGGAATTAAACATTACTTTATTGAGGATGAGAGCCCGTCTTATTTGAAACAGATTCCTCAAACGATTGCTTATATCAAAGGGATTAAGGAATAG
- a CDS encoding M16 family metallopeptidase, with the protein MKKILFVFLALLTLTASAQNNFKVPPFEKFKLKNGLTIFLMEQHEVPLINVSAVFEAGSINDGERYGLAGITADALLFGTEKYTKPQIEEMTDFVGASINTYAGKDAAGLTSSFATKDQEKLFDIIQQVIMHPVFDKTEFDKHKQRLTQELVREKESPRAVINAYMNAFMFKDFPYATPGGGTPVTIEKLSAADAKAFYEGNYTSGRGAIAIVGDFKAADMKKKVTAMFGNWKTAPYRMVKRVAPNLEFEKSRVLLVDKPDARETTFSISGKGIDYNSADYVPVLVVNTILGGRFTSWLNDALRVNSGLTYGARSGFTRYKFAGTFAISTFTKNSTTVPAVDMALQVLDSLHKTGINDEILKSAKAYVKGSFPPAYESAGALARLLTDMHIYNFDENYINTFQAKVDGLTTEQTKQIIATYFPKDKLQFVMIGKASEIRESVKKYGEVTEKQIKADGF; encoded by the coding sequence ATGAAAAAGATATTATTTGTGTTTCTGGCGCTGCTTACGCTTACGGCCTCTGCACAAAACAATTTTAAAGTCCCGCCTTTCGAAAAATTCAAGCTTAAAAACGGCTTGACCATTTTCCTGATGGAACAGCACGAAGTCCCGCTCATCAATGTTTCAGCCGTTTTCGAAGCTGGCTCTATCAATGATGGCGAACGTTACGGACTCGCAGGCATAACCGCAGACGCACTGCTTTTTGGCACTGAAAAATACACCAAACCACAAATCGAAGAAATGACCGACTTTGTGGGCGCAAGCATTAACACTTATGCAGGTAAAGACGCGGCCGGTTTGACATCCTCTTTTGCGACCAAAGACCAGGAAAAGCTTTTCGATATCATTCAGCAAGTGATCATGCACCCGGTTTTTGATAAAACAGAATTTGACAAGCATAAGCAACGTCTCACGCAGGAACTTGTCAGAGAAAAGGAAAGCCCACGGGCGGTGATCAACGCTTACATGAACGCATTCATGTTCAAAGATTTTCCTTACGCGACACCCGGCGGCGGAACTCCGGTGACCATTGAAAAACTGTCGGCAGCAGATGCAAAGGCTTTTTACGAAGGCAATTACACTTCCGGACGCGGAGCCATCGCCATTGTAGGTGATTTTAAAGCAGCTGATATGAAGAAAAAAGTGACCGCAATGTTCGGCAACTGGAAAACAGCGCCTTACCGGATGGTGAAGCGCGTTGCACCCAATCTGGAATTTGAAAAAAGCCGCGTACTGCTTGTTGACAAGCCTGATGCAAGAGAAACCACATTCTCTATTAGCGGAAAGGGAATTGACTATAATTCAGCGGATTATGTACCCGTTCTGGTTGTTAATACTATTCTTGGCGGTCGATTCACTTCATGGCTGAATGACGCATTGCGGGTTAATTCAGGACTTACTTATGGCGCGAGAAGTGGTTTTACGCGTTACAAATTTGCAGGAACATTTGCGATCAGCACATTTACCAAAAACTCAACGACCGTTCCGGCTGTTGATATGGCGCTGCAAGTTTTGGATAGTTTACACAAAACGGGGATCAATGACGAGATCCTGAAATCGGCCAAAGCATACGTAAAAGGCAGCTTTCCACCCGCATACGAGTCCGCAGGCGCACTTGCAAGGTTGCTCACCGATATGCATATTTACAATTTCGACGAAAATTACATCAATACATTCCAGGCAAAAGTGGACGGTCTGACGACCGAGCAAACGAAACAAATCATCGCCACATATTTCCCAAAAGACAAACTGCAATTTGTCATGATCGGTAAAGCCAGTGAAATCCGTGAATCGGTAAAGAAATATGGTGAAGTGACCGAAAAGCAGATCAAGGCGGACGGGTTTTAG